The genomic stretch AAAAGAGAAGTGGTGTACCTACAGGAACCGAAAAAGCAGTGGAGGGTTAATCATCATGGCAAAAGCAAATGAGATAAAATACCTGACCGCCATCAAAACTGAGAAACCCCGGAAGAAATTCTGCCGTTTCAAGAAATATGGCATCAAGTACGTGGATTACAAGGACGCTGAGTTCCTGAAGAAATTCCTGAATGAACAAGGCAAGTTATTGCCCCGCCGCATTACCGGTAACTCTCTGAAGTACCAGCGTAAGGTGTCGCAGGCCGTAAAGAAAGCCCGTCAGATGGCTTTGTTGCCGTATGTAACTGACCTTTTAAAGTAAGGAGGACACCATGGATATTATTCTGATTCAAGATGTAGACAACTTAGGTGCCGCCAACGAGGTGGTGAAAGTACGCAACG from Candidatus Pseudobacter hemicellulosilyticus encodes the following:
- the rpsR gene encoding 30S ribosomal protein S18 yields the protein MAKANEIKYLTAIKTEKPRKKFCRFKKYGIKYVDYKDAEFLKKFLNEQGKLLPRRITGNSLKYQRKVSQAVKKARQMALLPYVTDLLK